The genome window GCAGAGGGAATCACCGGGCGAATATTCCGGCTGTGCGGCTGGCGGCATTGCGACAATCGTCAAATCGACCGTGCTGCCGCGACTGTGCCCGGACTGGCTGGCGATGTAGCCATCGCGAAACAACCGCCGCTTTTCGACATCCGGGTAAAATTCCGTTTTCATCAATGTGTCATCCAGCGCTTTTGCCCATCGTACGAAGTGATCCACCGCACGCTGCGGGCGATAGCCATCGTAAATTTTTAGCGATAATCCCAGCGACATCAGTTCGATCTGCACATTTCGCAGCGCCTCCGCCGCTTCGATAGTCAGATAACATTTGGGCGCGTCATATCCATCGATGGGCGTTCCGGCAAAATTATGCGGCGTGGCGTATCGAATTTCCAGCAG of Calditrichia bacterium contains these proteins:
- a CDS encoding M15 family metallopeptidase, whose product is MKFITIFIVLSGIFCVIFAADDRGENIPDTFVDVTEVVPYVLLEIRYATPHNFAGTPIDGYDAPKCYLTIEAAEALRNVQIELMSLGLSLKIYDGYRPQRAVDHFVRWAKALDDTLMKTEFYPDVEKRRLFRDGYIASQSGHSRGSTVDLTIVAMPPAAQPEYSPGDSLCDCRAGKSQRFPDNGLDMGTNWDCFDPLSHTANPEIGGQQRANRLLLKSLMEKYGFRNYSKEWWHFTLKDEPFPDTYFDFVVR